A window from Athalia rosae chromosome 5, iyAthRosa1.1, whole genome shotgun sequence encodes these proteins:
- the LOC125501170 gene encoding uncharacterized protein LOC125501170 — MLFTCEKKNGNALPKLKKKKTNKMLGEKSKTTQKLTVNLINKLQKYYGLAIMRNQDNIDEMYEAIWATFHHLCSTDEKPNHDNCPEGAESWCAYRRAEAEGILSKFKQDYLPLDPEVEKDLKPIYEDLSRHELLDRCKGSNTQNNNESYNGLLWYFSPKHFHNGLKTIELANFFATSIFNDGYFSISKIFNVMGVKVGPAARDYTASKDETRLRIADHRQRAFSNEGRSSRRRVSSAQQAVFKEKEGELHGLGIAD, encoded by the coding sequence ATGCTATTtacatgtgaaaaaaagaatgggaaCGCGTtgccgaaattgaaaaaaaaaaaaaccaataagatgttaggagaaaaaagtaagacaACGCAAAAGTTAActgtaaatttaataaataaacttcaaaaatattaCGGTTTGGCAATTATGAGAAATCAAGATAATATAGACGAAATGTATGAAGCAATCTGGGCTACGTTTCATCATTTGTGTTCAACTGATGAGAAACCAAACCATGATAATTGTCCAGAAGGCGCAGAAAGTTGGTGCGCTTATCGCCGCGCAGAAGCTGAAGGAATATTGAGTAAGTTTAAGCAGGATTACCTCCCACTGGATccagaagttgaaaaagatCTAAAGCCTATTTATGAAGACTTATCTCGACATGAATTGCTTGATAGATGCAAAGGTAGTAATACTCAAAACAATAATGAAAGTTACAACGGTTTACTTTGGTACTTTTCACCAAAGCACTTTCATAATGGATTGAAAACTATCGAATTagcaaatttttttgcaacttcAATATTCAACGACGGTTACTTCtcaatttcgaagatatttaATGTAATGGGAGTAAAAGTTGGACCTGCAGCAAGAGATTATACGGCTTCTAAGGACGAGACGAGACTACGAATCGCTGATCATCGCCAACGGGCTTTTTCAAATGAGGGTCGATCATCTCGAAGAAGAGTTTCTTCAGCTCAACAAGCagtttttaaagaaaaagaaggtgaATTACATGGGCTTGGAATAGCAGATTAG